In Mycetocola spongiae, the genomic stretch ATGGCCACGGGCAGGCCGTCGTGCAGCTCAAACTGCAGCGCGAGGCCACCCGGGTGTGCGGCGGAATTACGGGCGAGCCAGGCCCCCAGCTCCTCGTCGAGGAGCTCCTGAATGGCGGGGGCGGCGGGCGCCTCCACCGCCGGGGCCTCGGGCTCCGCGGAGCCGGTGATGCCCTCAAGCTTAAAGACGCGGTCGAGCAGCGTGCGGAACTCCAGGCGCGCAAACATCTCGCGCACGCCCTCCTCGTTGATGGGCTTGCGCTCCAGCTGCTGCACCGTGAACGGAAGCTCCACATCGGTAACGAGGTGGTTCAGGCGGCGGTTACGCACCGCGTTTTCCTTATGCTCGCGGAAGCTCTCCCCCACCTTGCCGCCGATATTCTCGGCGTTCTCGAGGATGCCGTCGAGGCTGCCGTAGAGGCCCAGCCACTTCACGGCGGTCTTCTCGCCCACCTTGGGCACGCCGATCAGGTTATCGCTGGTCTCGCCCACGAGTGCCGCCACATCGGGATACTGCTCGGGACGGATGCCATAGCGCTCCTGCACCTTGGCCGGATCGTAGCGGGTGAGGTCGGAGACTCCCTGCCGCGAGGGGTAGAGGAGGGTGACGTTATCGTTGACCAGCTGGATGGCATCGCGGTCACCCGAGACCACAAGCACCCGATAGCCGGCCTCGGTGCCCTGCACGGATAGCGTGGCCAGGATGTCATCGGCCTCGTAGTCCTCCTTGGTGATGGTCACGATATTCATGGCGGCCAGCACCTCCTGCAGCAGGGGAATCTGCCCGATGAACTCGGAGGGGGTCTCGCCACGCGTGCCCTTATATTCGGGATATTCGCGGGTGCGGAAGCTGAAGCGCGAGATATCAAAGGCCACGGCCACGTGGGTGGGATTCTCGTTTTTTAGCAGGTTCAGCAGCATCGATACGAAGCCGTGAATGGCATTGGTGTGCTGCCCGTCGCGGGTTTGGAAGCTGTCGACCGGGAGCGCGTAGAAGGCTCGGAAGGCCAGCGAGTGGCCATCGATGATCAGGAGGGTAGGCTTTTTATTTTCCGACACCCCCACAGCCTATAAGACACGGGCGACACCCGCCCGGTCGCCGCGCACAAGATGCAGACCGGGGCCAAGTTATGAGACCATCGAGGCGATCGTTCACTTTCCCGAACGGCGCAACCCCCGAGGATCCCCAGTGAGCGGCTATAGCATCGAAGACGAGTACACGCCGGCCGAGCGGGCGGTGCGCGAGCGTCGCCGCCGTCGCCGCGGACTGATTGCGGCCCTCGTGGCCTTCGCCCTCGTCGCGGGAAGCCTATTTGGTTTCCTCGCGGCCATCGGCTTTATCAAATAGCCCCTAGAGAACGGAAGGCACATCGTGACCACCCCGGAAAACAGCAGTCTCGACTATCTCGCCGAGCGCGGAATCGGCGCACTGGCCGAAAAAATGGGCATCCAGATCACCGAGTTTACGGTGCAGCGCTCGGTGGCCACGATGCCGGTGGAGGGCAATACCCAGCCCATCGGCCTCCTGCACGGCGGGGCCTATGTGGTTCTAGGTGAGTCGCTCGGATCGATGTCCGCAAATCTCTATGCGGGTGCCAACCGGGTGGCCGTGGGCGTGGATATCAACGCCACCCATACCGGCTCGGCCACCTCGGGGATTGTCACCGGGGTATGCACCCCGATCCACCTCGGCCGCACGCTCACCGTTCACGAGATTATCGTGACCGATGAGCGGGGCCGCCGCTGCTCCACGATTCGGATCACCAACCTGATTAAGGACGCCCCGCAGCCCGGCTAACCGCCGAGGCGGCGGCCGCCACGGCCGCCACGCTAGCGGCGAGGACCGATCCGGCGATTCCCGCGGACCAGGCCACGGTATCGCCGGATCCGTATTCCAGGTAGGTCACGGCGCGGCCCGCACTCCCCCGTTCGAGCGATTGCTGGGTCAGCCCGTGCACCTCGATCCGGATTCCAGCCTCGTCCAGGGCCGAGATTAGCGCGTCGATGGGGCCCTGTCCGCGGCGCTCGACCACGCGGTTTTGGCCGTTGATGCTCAGCATGCCGCCGGCCACCTCGGAACCGTCCTCCCCGGTGCGGGTTTCCCAGCTCAGGACCCGCACGCCGCCGCCAGCACCCAGATAGGCCTCATCAAAGAGGGTGCGCAGGGTGGAGGAGTTGATCTCCGCCCCCGAGCTTTCGGTATGGCGCTGCACGCGGGCGGAGAAGTCGATCTGCAGGCGGCGCGGCAGGTCCAGCCCGTGATCGGTGAGCAGCAGATAGGCGATCCCTCCCTTGCCCGACTGGCTATTCACCCGGATCACGGCGTCATAGGAGCGCCCCACATCCGCCGGGTCGATCGGCAGATACGGCACCGACCAGGCCCGGGTGGCCGGATCCACGCCCTCCTCCGCGGCGCGCGCGTGATGCCAGGCGAGGCCCTTTTTAATGGCGTCCTGATGCGTGCCGGAGAAGGCCGTATAAACCAGGTCTCCCACATAGGGATGGCGCTCGGATACCGGCATGCGCGTGCAGTATTCCACCGTGCGGCGCACCTCGTCGATATCGGAAAAATCGATCATCGGGTCGATCCCCTGCGCGTGCAGGTTCAGCGCGAGCGTCGCGATATCCACATTGCCCGTGCGCTCCCCGTTGCCAAAGATGCAGCCCTCCACGCGCTGTGCCCCGGCGAGCACCGCGAGCTCGGCACACGCAATACCGGTTCCACGATCATTATGCGGATGTACCGAGAGGATCACGCCCTCGCGCCGGGCGAGATTTTGGCTCATATATTCGATTTGATCCGCATAAACATTGGGTGAGGCGATCTCCACGGTGGCCGGGAGATTCAGAATCACGGGCCGCTCCGGGGTGGCATCCCAGAGCTCGGTCATGCGATCACAGAGGTCCAGGACATAATCGGGTTCGGTGAGGTTAAAGACCTCGGGAGAGAATTCACACCGCACATTGGGTAGCCGTTCCGTGCCGCGCAGCACGCGCTCGCCCGCGGCCAGCACCAGCGCGGAGAGTTCGGCGCGGGTTTTCCCCAGCACCACATCGCGCCAGGCGGGTGCGGTGGCGGCATAAACGTGGATCACCACCGGGTTGCGGATGCCCGCGATCGAGGCGATGGTGCGATCGATCAGGTCGGCGCGGGCCGCGGTGAAGACCACGATTGTCACGTGCTCGGGCGCGATATCGGTCTCGGCGATCAGGCGCACAAAATCAAAATCGGTACGGGAGGCCGAGGGATAACCCACCTCGATTTCCGTATATCCCATCCGCACCATGAGTTCAAAAAATCGGCGCTTGCGTGCGGGGTCCATTGGTTCGGCCAGCGCCTGATTACCATCGCGCAGGTCCACGGGGACCCAGAGCGGCGCGGCGCTCAGCCTGCGGGTGGGCCAGGTGCGCTCCCGTAGCGGAATATCCACGCGATCGTGGACGTCGCGATAGCGGTAGGAGGGCATTCCGGAGGGGCGCTGTTGATTCCAGTGCGCGGGGGTGGGCGGGGTGAGGGTCATCGGCGTAGGTCTTTCCTATCGGGGGTGGTTTCCGCTACGATACAGATATCCAACTCCTCAGACAAGCTGATAGGTAACGATGGCCTCCACGATTCGACGAAACCCCCTCACCGACCAGGTGGTGGCCGCCCTACTGACCCGCCTCGCCGCGGGGGAATGGGCTGTGGGACATAAACTCCCCGGGGAGACCACCCTCGCCGCCACCCTCGGCGTGGGGCGCTCCACGATACGCGAGGCCATTCGGGAACTTGCCGGACGCGGCATGCTGGAACCCCGCCAGGGTGCGGGTGTTTTTGTTCTCTCGGTGGAGCCGCGCGAGGACTGGGACATCGTCCTGCGCCGCGCCGGGATCCTCGAGGTGATCGAGGCCCGGATGGGCATCGAGTGCGAGGCCGCCCGGCTCGCGGCGGCCCGGCGCACCCCGGCCGATCTGCGCGCGCTCCGGGTGGCGCTGGAGCATCGCGAGGCGGCGGCACGCGAGGGTGACGACGCCGCCTATGTGGACGCCGATACCGCCTTTCATCGCGCGATGGTCGCGGCCGCGCATAACGAGGTTCTCCTGGGCATCTTTGATGCGTTTATCCCGCGCGGCCGCGCCGCCATGATCGATATGCTGCGCCTCACCCGGCAGACACCGCGCCGCCGCCACGACCACGATGCCCACGGAGAGATTCTCTCCGCGGTGCGCGATCGCCGCGCCGAGGAGGCGGGTGCGCTCGCGCGGACCCACCTCGGTGAGCTACATCACGAGTTTTCCCGCTAGGGCCGCGCCAGCCGTAGACTGGCCTTCCGGGGTCCCCGCGGATCCAGCGGCAGAGGAGCATAAAATGGGCAATCCACTCGGCTATATCATCGCGGCGGCGCTGCTGATCGGCGTGCTGATCGGCGCACTCTTCCTCTATCGGTATTTCGCGCGGAGCTCCTCCGCGCGAATCGCTGCCGAGACCCGCCTCGCCGAGGAGGCCACCCCGGCACGGGATGCCGCTCGGCCCCCACACGTATCCCCTCCGGCCGAGCAGCCGAACGCCGCCGAGCCGCGGGACGACTCCCCCGCGGCGGACCCGCGCTGATACCCACCCCGCTTAACCCATAGGGGGCCTCCCGGATGATCCGGGAGGCCCCCCATATACGTGCGGGGTATTAGCTCTTTGCGCTGAGCTGCTCGATGATGGCCTGGGCCACATCGTGCATCGTGAGGCGACGATCCATCGACGCCTTCTGGATCCAGCGGAAGGCCTCGGGCTCGGTCAGGCCCATCTTCTCGTTCAGCAGGCCCTTGGCGCGGTCCACCAGCTTGCGGGTCTCGAAGCGCTCGACCATATCGGCAACCTCGGCCTCCAGCGTGATGATCTGCTGGTGGCGGCTCAGGGCGATCTCAATCGCGGGGAGCAGGTCGTTCGGGGTGAACGGCTTGACCACATAGGCCAGCGCACCGGCCTCGCTCGCGCGCTCCACCAGTTCCTTCTGGCTGAACGCGGTGAGCAGCACCACGGGGGCAATATTATTTTTATGCAGGCGCTCGGCCGCGGAGATTCCGTCGAGCTGAGGCATCTTCACATCCATGACGACCAGATCGGGTCGCAGCTCGGTGGCCAGGGCCACAGCGGTCTCGCCGTCGCCGGCCTCGCCGACCACCTCGAAACCGTTATCGCGGAGGATCTCCACGATGTCCATACGGATGAGGGACTCGTCCTCGGCGACGACAACGCGTCGCGGGGCGGGGGTAGTTGCTTCTTGCTCAGTCACACCTCGATTGTACGGTAATGTTTGTAATGTTGTTGTATGCCGGTGTGGCGGAATGGCAGACGCGGAGCACTCAAAATGCTTTGTTCGAAAGGACGTGTGGGTTCGAGTCCCACCACCGGCACCACCTCATCCCCTCGTTTTTCGCGTGTTTACGCGGAATTCGGAGGGATTTTTTTATTTCCCGGGCGGGCGCAGCGGGCCGCGGGGCCGCGCAAAACCCCGGAAAAACGTGCAGAACGTTAAGCGCCTAACGGGTGCTCCCCGTGTCGCACCGATTAAATACGGGTGTGGCCCACCGCGTCGAAACGCGATGGGCCACACGCGGGAGGGCAATCCTCCGCGCACTATTCCCTAGGAGCGGGCGAGGGCCTTGGCCTTGAGGTGCTCAAACTCCTCGGTGCTGATTGCACCGGAGTCGAGGAGCGCCTTGGCGGTGGCGATCTCATCGCTGGGCGTTGCGCGCCCGGCGGCCTCGCGGATATACGCGTCGGTGGCGGTCTGCGCATCGCGCTGGGCCTCGGCCGAACGGCGAGCCATTCCGTTACCGCGGGCGATCAGGTAGACCACCAGGGTAAGGAACGGGATGAAGATGAGGCCGATGATCCAAAGCGCCTTCGCCCAGCCCGAGAGCTTGTGATCGCGGAACAGATCCCCGATCACGGAGATCAGCGCAAACAGATAGCTGATGACAACGATTGCGTATAGGAAGACCAGAAGAATGTTCCAGATGTTTTCCCAGAAACCCATTATTAACCCCTTTTTCGGGAGCCCCGGGATATCCGAAGCTTCGCCCAGAGATTACTGCAAAATTCGTTTCACATACAAGGGTTATGACGAGTCATGGCGGCCGAATTTTTTCGTGCCCGGCCGCGTCCCGCCGCGGATTATGCCCAACCCGCCGGGATGGCATCCCGGAAAAGGGCACCTCGACTGTCGCAAAATCGCCGTCATCCCGGGGCAGTACATAGCATTTGATATCTCTGTGACCATCGGGTGGGCACGACGCGAGCCGGACGCCCGGCCGCGGCCACCCGGTCGGGGCGAATATTTCGCCACGCCGGGGCCCGTCACCGCGGAGACCTCTTAGGCCCGGGAGCGCACGCGCGGAATTGCGCGCACCGCGGCGCAGCACACCAGCGCCGCAAGCGCGGCAAACCCCGCGTAGAGCAGATTCGCCGAGGCCAGCGTGCTCGACCCAAAGCTCACCAGCAGCCCCGCGATCGCCGCACCAAAGGCATTGGCAATCAGCTGCACGGTACTAATGGCGGCGGAGGCCTTGGCCCCCTCCACGGGATCGGCCACCGCCCCCATCGCCGCGGCGGCGAGATGCGGCCAGGCGATCCCAATTCCCGCCCCGGCCAGCAGCAACCCCAGGGCCCAGAGGAGCAGCACGGGCAGCGAGACAGCGAGGTTCTGGAATGCCGCCACCGCCGCCAGTCCCCCCGCGACCAGGAGGGGGCCGGCGATCACGATCCGGCGTACGGTACCGGGACGATGCTTCTCCGCGGACCAGATCTCACCCAGCGTCCACCCCACCGCGAGTACCGCACCGAGAAAACCGGCCAGCAGCGGGGAGAGGCCACCGAGGCGCTGCCCAAATAGGGGGATGAAGATTTCCGCGGTGGACGCCGCCGAGAGCACGGCGATCGTGACATAGATCCACTTCAGCGCGCCCGCACCGAAGGTTGCCCGCGGGAAAACACCGTCCGCGGCACGCCGATCCGCGAGGAGGAAAACCGCAAGCAGGATCAACGCCAGGATCACCGCTGCAATTTTGGACAGCGGGGCCTCCACCACGCTCGCGGCACTGATGAGCGCGGTGGACGCCGTCAGAATCACAAGCGCCAGATAGGGCACCCGGACCACGCCGGCGCGCTCCCCCGTGCCGCGCGGCAGGGAGAAGGGGACAAGCACCGCCACGCAGAGCGTCACGATCAGAAGCACCAGATAGGCGGCCCGCCACTGCCCCAGCTGGGCAAATAATCCACCCACGATGGGGCCCACAAGCGTTCCCACTCCCCACATCATCGAGACAAGGGCACTGGCCCGGGTCCAGAGTTCCCGCGGCAGCACCGCGTTAATGACCGCATAGCCGAGGCCCGCGAGGAGTCCCCCACCCAGGCCCTGCACCACGCGGGCGAGCAGAAATACCTCCATCGTGGGAGCCAAAAAGCAGGCCAGAACCCCGGCGGCAAAGATCCCAAGGCCCAGGAGATAGGAGGCGCGCGGGCCCAGCCGCAGCAATACGGCACCCACGGTGAGTGCGGCGATCACCGATGCGATCAGATACACGCTGGAGGCCAGCGAATAATAGTGCTCACCGCCGATCTCGTTCACGGCGGTGGGCAGCAGGCTTGTGGTCAGGTAAACGTTTATCGCGCAGAGTGCCACGCCGCCGGCCAGGACAACCGAGGTGCCCAGGTAGCGACGCCCCAGCAGATCGCCCCAGGTGCCGGGCGAAGGATCAAGAATAGTCATGGTCGCCAGGCTAGGATCTCAAGTACACTTGAGGTCAACCGACGGGCGGCGATATGCGCGATAAAAACGATCTTCTGAGCATTGGCGAGGTGGCCCGCCGCAGCGGGGCGGCCGTCTCGGCCGTGCGCTATTACGAGGACATCGGGCTCCTGCCCGCCGAACGCGGGGCGGGTAACGCCCGCCTGTTTCGCCGCCACGTATTGCGTCGCATCTCCCTGATTCAGATTGCCTCGCGATTGGGAATCTCGCTCGCGGACGTGGCCGAGGTCTTTGCCACCCTTCCGGCACATAAGCCACCCACACAGGCCGATTGGGAGCGTATCTCCCTCGGCTGGCAGGAGCAATTGGCGCGGCGGGCGGCGATGCTTGAGCGCATGCGCGCGGAGCTCACGGGCTGCCTCGGATGCGGCTGCCTCTCGGCCGACCACTGCACCCTACTCAACCCGCAGGATCGGCTCGGCCAGGAGGGCCCGGGGGCGCGCCGCGTGGAACTGGATCCGAATCTCGGCACCCCGTAGGCGCGCCTCCACTTTGTCTAAGTTGGGGTCAATACCCCCGTAATTCCGGCGCGGAGGCACGCCTCCGCGGCTCGTGCGGTGGGTCACGAGCCCGGCCGCCCCGGGCGGGCTCGCACGGTGCCCCATCGGCCAGGACCCGGTCACTTTCCCGGGGTGGGGGACTAGAATCCCCTCACACCATCCCGCCTAACATCGGAGAATAATGCTCGCCTATAACCCCTATGAGCTACTTGATACCGTGCCGTCTTTTGCGCTGCGCAGCGATGACCTGGACGCCAATCAGCCCCTCGCGCTTGCCCAGTACGGGGCCGCCGCGGGTGGCGGCGACCTGTCACCGCACCTGCGCTGGAGCGACTTCCCGGAGCAGACCCGGAGCTTCGCCGTGACATGCTTTGATCCCGATGCTCCCACCGGGGCCGGCTACTGGCACTGGGCCGTATTTAATCTCCCGCTGGACGTCACCGAGCTGGCGGCCGGGGCCGGCTCCCCCGATAGCGATCTGCTCCCCGAGGGCGCAATCACGCTCCCCAATGATGCCCGCGTACCCGCCTTCGCCGGGGCGGGCCCGCCCGAGGGAACCGGCGTGCACCGCTATATCTTTGCCGTGCACGCGGTGGATGTGCCCACCCTGGACATCGACCCCACACTCACCCCGACGGTCCTCGGCTTTAACCTGCACTTCCACACCCTCGGCCGCGCGCTCCTGACCGGCCTTGGCGAGTTTGGCGGCGCCCAGCACCGCTAGCGCATATCCGGGTGGCGCCGGCCCGAACCCGGGCCGCGCGTCACCCGGCTCCGCGCCGGTGATCCCGCCCTGTCCCGGGTCGGCAGCGCCCGGGTTCGCTTAGCGCTCCCCGAAACCGTCCTCGATCAGGTCCGCCAGCGCGTCCACCGCGCGGCGACCCTCGGGGTCGGAGCTGGAAATCTCGGCCTCCATGCCCGGAAGCAGCCCGAGGGACATCACGAGGAGCAGGCTCTTGGCATCGCGCCCGTTCACCAGCACCCGCACCGGGAAGGTGGCGGCCAGCTTCGAGAACTCGGCCGCGGGACGCGCGTGGAGGCCGTCCCTATTAACGATCACAACCCGGCGGCGATAATCCCCGCCCAGTGGCGGAGCCACCTCGCCCAGCGCCGGGGCACTCCCGGGAACCGAATCGACCACGGAGATCGCGGTCAGCGCGGCGGCGGCCACGTCCGCGAGCGTGCGGCCGATCTGCGCGGCCACCGCGGCGGCCACGGCTCCCTCCACGAGCGGGGCCGGGGAGATCAGGACGCGGGCGCGCTGCTCCTCGTCCAGAAAATCCAGCGCGGTCTCCGCGGTGAGCACGGCGGAACCCAGATCGCAGAGCACCAGCACCCCGGCACCACTCTCCGCCGCCTGAATCGCGTCGCTCACGCGGGCAAAATCGGTCCCGATGCCCCCCGCGGCGGTGCCGCCGGCGGGCAGGAGCGCGATATCGGCAGCCATCTGCGCGGTGAGATCCACGATTCCCTCGGCGATCTTTGCGCTATGCGAGACAAAAACCAGGCCCACGCGCGCGGCCGGGCTCATTCGCCCTCCCCCACGCGCTCGGCGGCGGTCACGGCGGCCGCCAGGATCAACGCGGTCGAGGCCGCACCGGGGTCCTCATGCCCGATCGAGCGCTCCCCCAGATAGCTCGCGCGGCCCTGATGGGCGAGCAGCGGAATGGTCGCCGCGGAACCCCGCGCCGCGGCTTCCGCGGCCGCCCGCAACACCTCGCGGGGACTCGCGCCCGCGCGGGCAGCGTCGGCGGCGGCACGCACGGCGGGCCCCCAGGCATCCAGCATGGTCTTATCGTTTTCCTGGGCCTTGCCGCGCGTTTGCACGCCGTCCCGGGCCGCCGTGAGGAGCGCCACAACCGCCGAGGAGCCCAGCTCGGTTGCGGAACCCACAACCCCCGAGGCCTTCAGAAACGCGGTGCCATAAAGGGGGCCCGAAGCCCCGCCCACGGTGGAGATCAGCGTCATTGCCGTCAGATGAAAAAGCGTCGCGGGGGTCGGTGCCAGGCCGGGATCGGGAAGCGCCGCCCGCACGGCCGAAAAACCACGCGCCATATTATCGCCGTGATCGCCATCGCCGATTTCCCGGTCCAGCTCGCTTAAGCGCTCCCGATTGGCCTCCAGCACATCCGCGCTCTCGCGCAGCCAGGCGGCGGCCCAATTTCCGGTGAGACCCATCGTCACTCCTTTGTCCATGGGATTATCCAGGTCGGGGATCTACCTCGTTTGACCCCAGCTCAGCGCCGGCGTATGCACGGGAGCATCCCAGAGTCCCAGCATCTCGCTATCGGCCCGGAAAAGCGATATCGACGCGCCCTGCATATCAAGCGAGGTCACATAATTTCCGAGCAGCCCGCGCGCGGGGTGAAAGCCCCGCTCCGTGAGGGCCCGATCGGCGGCGCCGGAGAGTACGGAGAGTTCGGCCAGGGGCGTGGCACCGAGTCCGTTCACGATCAAAATCAGATCAGCACCCGGTTCGGGGGCCAGCGCCGCGAGGCTCGGCGCCAGCAGATCCGCCAGCAGGTCGTCCACACGCAGGACCGGGCGACGCTCGCGGCCGGGCTCGCCATGAATCCCGATCCCCACCTCCATCTCCGTCTCGCCCACGTCGAAGCTGGGTCGGCCGCTGAGCGGGAGGATACCCGCCCGCAGCCCCACGCCCACGGTGGCCGTGCGCGCCACGGCGTCCCGGGCGAGAGCGGCCACGGCATCGAGGTCCTCTCCGCGCTCGGCGGCGGCCCCGGCAATCTTCGCGGCCACCACAATACCCATGATGCCGCGTCGCCCCGGACCCCCGGGTTCGCGGTCCAGGGCCGCATCATCGTCCGCGAGTACCGTGCGCACCTCGATGCCAAATCCCGCCAGCAGCTCCGCGGCGATCTCGAAGTTCATCACGTCACCCGTGTAGTTATTCACGAGAAAAAGCACACCCGCGCCGCTATCGGCCATCCGGGCGGTGCGAATTATCGCGTCCGGGGTGGGTGAGCTGAAGATCTCGCCGCAGACCCCCGCCGCGAGCATGCCCTCGCCGATAAAGCCCAGCGGCAGAGGCTCATGCCCGCTCCCGCCACCGGAGATAACGGCCACGGTGCCCGGGAGTGAACCCGCGCGACGCACCGCCGCGGGGGTTTCCGGGACTGCGCGCAACAGGTCGGAGTGTGCCCGCACATAGCCCGCCAGCGATTCGGTCACCAGCGACCGCGGATCGTTCATGAACTTTTTCATCGGAATTCCTCCTGGGTGTTGCGCCCACTGCGCCCTGCCCGTGACCTCCCAACCTAGGTCCGCGAGGGGCCCGAGGGGAAGGGGTGAGCTAAACGGCGGGGGTTGAGCGGCGCCGGGTGGCGGCGACCCACTGGTCCAGCTTGGCCAGCGCCGCGCCCGAGTCGATGGTCTCCCGCGCGGTGGCCAGTTCCGCGGCGAAGCGCTCCAGGATGGGCTCCTCCATGCGGGTGTGATCCTCCGCGAGACGATAGGCCACGATGCCGGCGGCGGCGTTCAGCAGCACAATATCGCGCACGGGACCGGTCTCGCCCTCAAACACGCGGCGCACAATCGCGGCATTGGCCGCGGGATCTCCACCCACCAGATCCGCCATCTTCGCCACGGGGATACCCAAATCGCGGGGATCCAGGTCGTGCTCGGTCACGCGACCGCGGCTGATCTCCCAGATATGTGAGTGCCCGGTGGTGGTGAGCTCGTCGAGCCCGTCATCGCCGCGGAATACCAGCGCGGTGGCGCCGCGGGTCTGGAATACCCCGGTAATAAGGGGAACCCGGTCGGCCTGGGCCACACCCACGGCCGAGGCCTCGGGACGCGCCGGGTTGGTCAGGGGGCCCAGGAAGTTAAACACGGTGGGGATGCCCAGCTCGCGCCGCACCGGGGCGGCATGGGCGAATCCCGGATGGAATGCGGACGCATAGGCGAAGGTCACCCCGGTCTCGCCCAGCACACCCGCCACGTCCTCGGGCGAGAGGGTGAGGTCGATTCCCAGGGCCGACAGCACATCGCTTGACCCCGAGCTCGAGCTGGCGGCCCGGTTTCCATGCTTAATCACGGGAACGCCGGAGGCGGCCGCGACCACCGAGGCCATCGTGGAGATATTCACCGTGCCAAATCGGTCACCGCCGGTGCCCACGATGTCCAGCGCCATCGAATCCAGGGGCAGCGGCACGGCGTGATCGAGGATGGCATCGCGGAAACCTACCACCTCGTCCACGGTCTCGCCCTTGCCGCGCAGCGCGATCAGGAAGGCGGCAATCTGCGCCTGGGTCGCGCCGCCCGAGACGATCTCCTGCATTGCCCAGGTGGCCTCGGCCACGCTGAGGTCCTCCCCGGAAAGGAGCGCGGACAGGACTTCGGGCCAGGAAAAGGAATCCAACATACGTAAAATCATATTGCTCCGGACACGAATCTCCGGACATGGTTAATCCTTAACATCATCTTTTTGCCGACGCGCAGACCGGAAAACCGCGTAATCATGCAGACTCACGGGATATTCACGGCAGAGACTTAGGTGAACCTAACCCCGAATAACGGTTGAAAGGCTATGTCAATGGGAAAAAGTTCCCGCCAAATCGGCCATAATGGAGGAGTGACGAGCACTTCTTTGAACTATGCGGCGAAAGCCCCGAAGATCAACAGACCCAATAACGTAGCCGTAGGAACAATCGTATGGCTCGGTAGTGAGGTCATGTTTTTCGCGGGTCTATTCGCGATCTACTTCACCCTGCGTTCCGTAGCCCCCGATTTGTGGGAGCACGGAACGTCCGTACTGAACTTCCCGTTTGCGTTTACCAACACGCTGATCCTGGTGTCTTCATCCTTCACCTGTCAGGCCGGCGTGTTCGCAGCGGAGAGGCTCCAGGCTCGGTCGACTGGTCCGAAGCCCTCGCAGTGGGGCATGGTTGAGTGGTTCTTCCTCACCTATGCTCTCGGTGCGATCTTCGTAGCCGGCCAGATCTGGGAGTACGCCACCCTGGTCAGCGAGGGAATCGCGCTGAACTCCGACGCCTATGGCTCCGCGTTCTACATGACGACCGGCTT encodes the following:
- the dhaM gene encoding dihydroxyacetone kinase phosphoryl donor subunit DhaM is translated as MSPAARVGLVFVSHSAKIAEGIVDLTAQMAADIALLPAGGTAAGGIGTDFARVSDAIQAAESGAGVLVLCDLGSAVLTAETALDFLDEEQRARVLISPAPLVEGAVAAAVAAQIGRTLADVAAAALTAISVVDSVPGSAPALGEVAPPLGGDYRRRVVIVNRDGLHARPAAEFSKLAATFPVRVLVNGRDAKSLLLVMSLGLLPGMEAEISSSDPEGRRAVDALADLIEDGFGER
- the dhaL gene encoding dihydroxyacetone kinase subunit DhaL, with the protein product MGLTGNWAAAWLRESADVLEANRERLSELDREIGDGDHGDNMARGFSAVRAALPDPGLAPTPATLFHLTAMTLISTVGGASGPLYGTAFLKASGVVGSATELGSSAVVALLTAARDGVQTRGKAQENDKTMLDAWGPAVRAAADAARAGASPREVLRAAAEAAARGSAATIPLLAHQGRASYLGERSIGHEDPGAASTALILAAAVTAAERVGEGE
- a CDS encoding dihydroxyacetone kinase subunit DhaK, yielding MKKFMNDPRSLVTESLAGYVRAHSDLLRAVPETPAAVRRAGSLPGTVAVISGGGSGHEPLPLGFIGEGMLAAGVCGEIFSSPTPDAIIRTARMADSGAGVLFLVNNYTGDVMNFEIAAELLAGFGIEVRTVLADDDAALDREPGGPGRRGIMGIVVAAKIAGAAAERGEDLDAVAALARDAVARTATVGVGLRAGILPLSGRPSFDVGETEMEVGIGIHGEPGRERRPVLRVDDLLADLLAPSLAALAPEPGADLILIVNGLGATPLAELSVLSGAADRALTERGFHPARGLLGNYVTSLDMQGASISLFRADSEMLGLWDAPVHTPALSWGQTR
- the trpD gene encoding anthranilate phosphoribosyltransferase; its protein translation is MLDSFSWPEVLSALLSGEDLSVAEATWAMQEIVSGGATQAQIAAFLIALRGKGETVDEVVGFRDAILDHAVPLPLDSMALDIVGTGGDRFGTVNISTMASVVAAASGVPVIKHGNRAASSSSGSSDVLSALGIDLTLSPEDVAGVLGETGVTFAYASAFHPGFAHAAPVRRELGIPTVFNFLGPLTNPARPEASAVGVAQADRVPLITGVFQTRGATALVFRGDDGLDELTTTGHSHIWEISRGRVTEHDLDPRDLGIPVAKMADLVGGDPAANAAIVRRVFEGETGPVRDIVLLNAAAGIVAYRLAEDHTRMEEPILERFAAELATARETIDSGAALAKLDQWVAATRRRSTPAV
- the ctaE gene encoding aa3-type cytochrome oxidase subunit III, producing MGKSSRQIGHNGGVTSTSLNYAAKAPKINRPNNVAVGTIVWLGSEVMFFAGLFAIYFTLRSVAPDLWEHGTSVLNFPFAFTNTLILVSSSFTCQAGVFAAERLQARSTGPKPSQWGMVEWFFLTYALGAIFVAGQIWEYATLVSEGIALNSDAYGSAFYMTTGFHGIHVIGGLIAFLLIIGRGYAVKNFGHKEASSAIVVSYYWHFVDVVWIALFLIVYVLR